From a region of the Danio aesculapii chromosome 4, fDanAes4.1, whole genome shotgun sequence genome:
- the LOC130222685 gene encoding NACHT, LRR and PYD domains-containing protein 3-like: MEQIFSGFPCAIIVDDIIVGGKGEKEHDENLGMAGESKTQTTEVLAMCNLTVQSCESLSSALQSSNCVLRELDLSNNDLQDSGVKKLSDGLKSPNCKLEILRLVTCKLTVQSCKSLSSALRSSNCVLRELDLSNNDLQDSGVKLLSDELKTGNCKLETLRLSACMVTEEGCGFLSSALTSNPSHLRELDLSYNHPGDSGVKLLSEKLEDPNYTLDKLNLDHGGDSMITAGLRKWACFLTLDPNTAHIHLILSEENREVKRVRENQSYPDHPDRFDNYLQVLCRESVCGRCYWEIDWSGDDYVCISVSYKSIRRKGQSDECVFGYNSQSWSFFCSSSRFSFTHNNTHTDLPVKPLSRRIGVFVDHSAGTLIFYNIYRDTMSLIHSVQTTFTEPLYPGFSVCSGSSVKLC, encoded by the exons ATGGAACAGATCTTCTCAGGATTTCCATGTGCCATAATTGTAGATGACATTATTGTCGGAGGAAAAGGGGAGAAAGAGCATGATGAAAACTTGGGCATGGCAGGTGAATCTAAAACTCAAACCACAGAAGT ACTGGCCAtgtgtaatctcactgttcagtcctgtgagagtttgtcttccgctctacaatcctcaaactgtgtcctgagagagctggacctgagtaacaatgacctgcaggattcaggagtgaagaagctctctgatggactgaagagtccaaactgtAAACTGGAGATACTGAG ATTGGTCACGTGTAAACTCACTGTTCAGTCCTgtaagagtttgtcttcagctctacgatcctcaaactgtgtcctgagagagctggacctgagtaacaatgacctgcaggattcaggagtgaagcttctctctgatgaaCTAAAGACTGGAAACTGTAagctggagacactgag attgtctgcctgtatggtgacagaggaaggctgtggttttctgtcttcagctctgacttcaaacccctcacacctgagagagctggatctgagctacaatcatccaggagattcaggagtcaaacTGCTTTCTGAaaaactggaggatccaaactacacactggacaaactcaa tctggatcatggaggagactCGATGATTACAGCAGGACTGCGCAAGT GGGCCTGTtttctcacactggatccaaacacagcacacattcatctcattctgtctgaggagaacagagaggtgaagcGTGTGAGAGAGAATCAatcgtatcctgatcatccagacagatttgataaTTATcttcaggtgttgtgcagagagagtgtgtgtggacgctgttactgggagattgactggagtggagatgattatgtgtgtatatcagtgtcatataagagcatcaggaggaagggacaaagtgatgagtgtgtgtttggatataattctCAGTCGTGGAGTTTTTTCTGCTCTTCCTCCagattctcattcacacacaataacacacacactgatctcccaGTAAAGCCGCTCAGtaggagaataggagtgtttgtggatcacagtgcaggaactctgatcttctacaacatctatagagacacaatgagcctcatccactcagtccagaccacattcactgagccgctctatCCCGGGTTTAGTGTGTGttctggatcatcagtgaaactgtgCTGA